A single region of the Papilio machaon chromosome 13, ilPapMach1.1, whole genome shotgun sequence genome encodes:
- the LOC106711590 gene encoding uncharacterized protein LOC106711590 produces MILWWTAVVWTLLITSGDALDWYEEPARPLNEDIFYQNYNVEAGPRALVPVEDGNKDKVDEMGRAMLLYKIMQSLKLSRGVAGQYYRPNPDTIDYVDVDQTPMNMDIKVAKRMAKAAQPDDTKKMKTSGQTPTPTKVKPTRVPVMCYFKLCSYRVTW; encoded by the exons ATGATACTGTGGTGGACAGCCGTGGTATGGACGTTGCTGATCACTTCTGGCGACGCTCTCGACTGGTACGAAGAGCCCGCGAGGCCTCTTAATGAAGACATCTTCTATCAG aaTTACAATGTGGAGGCGGGTCCGCGCGCGCTGGTTCCAGTGGAGGACGGCAACAAAGACAAGGTGGACGAGATGGGCCGCGCTATGCTGCTTTACAAGATCATGCAGAGTCTGAAGCTGAGCAGGGGTGTCGCCGGACAGTACTACAG ACCGAACCCTGATACCATCGATTACGTAGACGTGGACCAAACACCAATGAACATGGACATCAAGGTGGCGAAGCGGATGGCCAAGGCCGCGCAGCCCGATGATACGAAGAAAATGAAGACCAGCGGACAGACACCAACTCCCACCAAGGTGAAACCAACAC GGGTTCCTGTTATGTGCTACTTCAAGCTTTGCTCCTACCGTGTCACGTGGTAA
- the LOC106711586 gene encoding lipase 3 translates to MIYRVICVCIIYIRMSSAFHTNEDRKLNFNGLGFKHGYNVEEHNVETEDGYILKLFHIQGDTRRPVLLVHGIIDSSDTFIIRGNGSLAISLANRGYDIWAINTRGNRYSKAHKYLNPNEESFWNFSFHEMGYYDLPATIDYVLERTNQKQLSAIGHSQGNTLFYVLGSTRPEYNDKVNLLIALAPICFLHNVKPPVSTLLELLPTVGNILQMLGMDEVFSDESVLNEAIKVICNKKEVGYELCARGVLFAIGGNDPSEFEPEFLPVVVSRYPTSTSRKNGVHVAQVALRKSFSQYDYGPIRNIAVYNTIVPPSYDLEKVKMRVGLFVGRNDRLSSIRDTELLRDQLPNVEYHLLEYKKLNHLDHVWGRNMYQYLFPYIFSVLKKYN, encoded by the coding sequence ATGATATATCGAGTGATTTGcgtatgtataatttacatacGCATGTCTAGTGCGTTTCATACTAACGAGGACAGAAAACTAAACTTTAATGGATTGGGTTTTAAACATGGATATAATGTTGAAGAACATAATGTAGAAACTGAAGatggatatattttaaaattgttccaCATCCAAGGTGATACCAGAAGACCTGTACTCCTCGTTCACGGGATTATTGACAGTTCTGATACGTTCATCATCAGAGGAAACGGTTCACTCGCTATTAGTCTTGCTAATAGAGGTTACGATATCTGGGCTATAAACACTAGAGGTAACAGATACTCAAAagcacataaatatttaaatcctaACGAAGAATCTTTCTGGAACTTCAGTTTCCACGAAATGGGCTATTACGATCTACCTGCAACAATTGATTACGTTTTAGAAAGAACAAATCAGAAACAGTTGAGTGCAATCGGACATTCGCAAGGAAATACTCTCTTTTATGTGCTAGGATCAACAAGACCGGAGTACAATGATAAGGTGAATTTATTGATAGCTTTGgcaccaatatgttttttacacaATGTGAAGCCGCCAGTATCAACTTTGCTAGAATTATTACCTACTGTTggtaatatattacaaatgctTGGTATGGATGAAGTGTTTAGTGATGAATCGGTGTTAAACGAAGCTATCAAAGTAATCTGTAATAAGAAAGAAGTTGGTTACGAATTGTGTGCGCGCGGTGTGTTATTCGCTATTGGTGGTAATGATCCTTCCGAATTTGAACCTGAGTTTCTGCCAGTCGTCGTGTCCCGTTATCCTACAAGTACGTCGAGAAAGAACGGAGTTCACGTCGCGCAAGTTGCTTTGCGTAAAAGTTTTTCACAATACGACTACGGTCCGATACGCAATATTGCTGTGTATAACACAATCGTACCACCATCGTATGATTTGGAGAAGGTTAAAATGAGAGTAGGATTGTTTGTGGGCAGAAATGATAGGTTATCTTCTATTCGTGACACGGAACTGTTAAGAGATCAATTGCCGAATGTTGAATACCATTTGTTGGAGTACAAGAAGCTCAATCATTTAGATCACGTTTGGGGACGGAATATGTACCAGTATCTCTTTCCATATATATTCtcagtattaaaaaagtacaactAG